The region ACAAAATAAGATGTAAATTTTCCTGATCGGAAGAAAGTTGCACTGAAACACAAAAGTgtgttataaaaataattataacctAGTGCTTCTATAGAACACAATCTACATCCACATAGTAGTTTATGATGACCTTGCATGGATATAGAAATGTCAGTGACTTAGAATACGGTAAAAATCTCGTGGAAAAGATAATACATACCAATTTCCATTTGAAAAGAAGTTGAACGTCCTTGCACCAAAATGAATTTCGAGAGAAGTTATCCAGTGAAGCAAGTGGTCGTTGATTGAAACGAAGTTTTTATCGGTAGGAAAGTTTGTGCAGTTCCACGAGGAGAGACGAGCGTCGGTGGAGTTTCTTCGTTGGGCAGAATTTCGATCCACGATATCGAGCCTCGGTCGGGGAATTTCGCTGGGACACAGAGAAGACGAAATAGAGCCGGTAAAGCCAGCTGCACGGACGCGTACAGCCCGTGCTGCGAAGTCGTCGAAGCGAGGTTTGTCAGTGTTGCACGTTTCCAAACACTTCCCGGCCCTCGACGTTACGCAATATTCCACGTAAATACATAACACATTTTCCCGAGAGCTCCAGTGGAAAAATATTCGTCCTGCGGTGCTCCTTTTACAAAGGAGTCACCTCGAGTGTCGGGTATAAGCACTTTTCAGTACACTGGATTTTCTTGTCGATATATCGGTCCTTTTTCCAGCCGTCGAAACTGACTTTCCGCACAAAAGCTTCGGCCCCGTTGTTTTTTCACGACCAAAAAATCGACGAAGCCTGAACGGGCCGGTCGGTCTGGTCTCTCAGACAGGAATTCACTATGCTTTCTCGGATCTCCCTCTCAGAACCATCGAAATCTTGTCGTATGTGTGAAGAAACTCAGTAAAATGCACATTTTCGCGAGTACACGGACGAATTACCGcactttttaaaaaaataccCAAATGCAAAAGACATACTCGCACTCTCTCGAGGTACAAGGCAAACTATTGGATTTTGTATGGCAAACAAGGAACTGACTGGTCGTATAGCGGGATGAGGAAGGTGGAGGGGATCGCGCAGGACCGTATTCATCCACTAAGCGTCTCTGTTACCAACCACTCGGGTACCTCCTGCAAAGCATACGTGTTCGCAGGCCTCGCGAGACTTCTCTTCCAACTTTCATTAATTGTGCATCGATTATTCTTCGACTACTTTTCTCCACTGTTTTCCACGACAAAGATATTGCAACGCACTGGCAATTTACTTTAACGTATCGGCATAGAATCACATGGAATGTAATCGCTACGAAATAATAGTCTTTCTCAGTCGTAATTAACAATGACAATTACTAATCGTATAATTTCTTGAAATCGTATTTTCCTACGGTTATCGTTTCAACTACACTTTCTAGTCGTTTATTGATAGTTTAAGTTTCATAGAATTTCGGCCAATCTAAATAACTTCCAATTTCAGTTCTTGTTTCGAGCTTTTATATCGGTTTACATTATCTACGTTATTTTTATGACAATACTCTCGCAATAACTGGAGTGAGTTACgcgtaatatattaatatttaagatACAACGTGTTTCTTACAAAACAGCTAATATCTATAGATATAAATACACTGGAAAAGAGAGTACACGAATACTCTCGAACAACATACCGCCAAAGTTTCATTCGAGCACTTCACGATATCAACTTCTCGTAAGTCACATTAATAAATTACCGAAACGTTAACAGCGATAGAAACTCCGCACATTCAAACTTCCGTTTGTTCGAATACTATTCTGATTTTTAAAGCATATGGAATTTTAATTACACCGCGTATGACGATTTAACACAAAATCGACGGGATTCGCATAACTTTTTACAAACTAGAATAACAACACGAGGTATTTTATGCGGATAGTATACTACGTAAAAAAAAACATAGCAGCCAGATAGGATGATATATACAAAATTGCATGCACATTACATTTTTAACATGTTTATCGTAATAATTCATTTCTTTGGTTTCCGGTTATTAAATACTTTCATTACGCCAGGATTCACCTGTCGCGAAGAAATGACGAAGGAAAGTTTCGAAAAAGATGCTTATTGAGAGAAAAGTTGTGTCGCGTCCCGATGAAATTGAAGAATCGCTAGGTGCCTAATCTGTTGTGAGTAGATACAGCCCTGAAAATTGTGGCGGCGAAGCCGCCAAGAGGCGCGCGCAGTCCACGAAATATCCAAGCGTTTCCCCGCGGCCGACATCTTCGCGCGGCCAACAGCTGTTCCGAAAGGCGAGCGAACTCCCCATCGTAATCTGGGTCATGGAAACTGCGCAAAATAGGTTGCACTTGCACCGAAATCGCGCATTTCTTCGAAAACTGGTCTATCGTCTCGAAAATTTCGTCTAATCCAATAGACTGAACTAGCACGCGGTACGTTGTTATCCACACAATAAAATGCCATTCGAAATATGCAAGCTCCTGCGACCAGCCGTTGCATATCTGTCAACGTGCTTGACTGGTTCCCGACGAGAGAGCCGTGCGTCGATTGGCCGACGATTTTCGGGCATCGACCTACGCGCGAGCCTCGAAACCTGCTAATCACACAGGAAGCGTCTAAACGATATTCCTCCAATATACACAATGTGCACGTGGAAAAATCACGTTCTGTGTTTTATTACAAATTCAGTCTAGTTGATTATCTCTTCGTcgaattattcgatattgtttAAACGCGTTAGACGCTGAGCACAGCCGCTCATTCGTTGCACACGCAAAACACAATCTGTTCGATACGTATACATGTACCACGTGATTGATTCGGTACTTCTTTAACCtttattatttgtaaatttCCAAATTCTTTGCCGAATAATGTACTATCATGGCCGTGTAGACGTAGTAATCGATACACATGTGATTAATGTTAAATGAATATTCGAGTTAGGATAAATTCGAACATTGAGTTATTTTAAATGTACAATCTTGATCTTACAACGTGTTCTTAACACGTTAAACCGAATGAGCATAGTTCTATGTTTAAAAGCTGTTTCTTATcatattctttatatatttcttttgtaattgtttagaaattttttttcaataattttctgCATGTTGTTGGTTCGAAAATATTTGTATTGTTGTAATACAGGTACTGAGCGAAATTAACACatgaatttattttcaatatctatttaagtaaatttaaaggaattacttttaaaaatgtCTTAAATGTAATGTTTTATGTGTCAATTTAATAGGTTCCTTAGTGGTACATATGAATAAAGATGGAATAATATAAAACtgaggagaagaaaaaaaatgtttagGATACTAAaagtttaatatataataaaacaaaGTTTAAGACACttagaaaatgtttaaaaagGTAATTGTGGGTATATCTGGTGGGGTTGATAGCGCTGTATCAGCATTGCTTCTAAAAAATAAAGGTAATTCAAGAGAATAAAAATGTCTAGTATCGGATGATAATTTATTATCATGAAAGTATTAAAATTAGCACTGTTAAAGGATTCAATGTCACCGGTGTATTCATGAAAAATTGGGACATCAAAGATGAGACTGGAATTTGTCAGACTGAGGAGGATTATAAAGATGCACAATGGGTGTGCAAAAAATTAGATATTCCTCTTGTTGAAGTTAATTTTGTAAAAGAATATTGGAATAATATCTTTTCGTATGTATATGCATATTTGTAcatctttttaattaatattttatctttattaactTTTATAGCTATTTAATAGAACAATATGAGAATGGATATACACCAAATCCTGATATTTTGTGTAACAAATACATCAAATTCGATCATTTCTTTAACTTTGCACGTAATAAACTTCAGGCTGATGCTATTGCAACTGGACATTATGCCAGAACTAGTTTTGGTTCTTACCTTGAACATTTTAAGCCAGATAcaagtaaatataattttcttaacGTTATTCTTAAACGTTTGCTTTAATCATATAATCAAATCGTATTAGTTTGACTATTTTACCAGATGTCAGCTTATTTCAAGCTCGAGATCCAGGAAAAGATCAAACATTTTTCTTGTGCCAAGTACCTCAACAAGCATTAAGGTACTCCATGTTTCCCCTTGGTGAATATTTGAAGAAAGATGTTAAACAAATTGCTCTGAAAGCTGGATTggataaaatttttctaaaaagGGAAAGCAGAGGGATATGTTTTGTGGGAAaacgaaattttcaaaatttcatatcCAAGGTACAGCATGATAAGTTCAATGTATGCTATTATTCCATTTTTGTATTGACaactaaataatatttatagtaCATATTTGACAAACCTGGAGACTTTGTAGACTTGGATGATGGTCGGGTAGTGGGAAAGCATATGGGCTTTCATCATTGGACCATAgggcaaaatataaaaattagtgGTTCACCAGCTGCATACTATGTGTATAAGAAAGATATTAACACAAATAACATCATTGTAGTATGTAGAAAAAATGttatgttaattatattttttacttaGATTGGATGTtgatgtatatattaatattaataggtAAAAGGGACACACAATTCAGCGCTATATTCAGAACTTATAACAACAGAAACTCCGTACTGGATATCATCAGAGCCAGGATTTAATAGTTTCTCTAGACTATTAAATTGCGATTTGCGCTTTCAACATAGAGATCCCTTGGTACCTTGCACAGTtcataaaaatttaaagaatcAGTTAATAATACAGCTTAGTCAACCATTAAGAGCACTTACAGAGGGACAGGTAGAGCTTCTTATACATGACCCTTTTTGAATTATCGTATAATAGTGTTccataatatttaacatttatcgTATTTATTTCAGTTTATCACCTTATATAATGGAGAAGAGTGTCTAGGTAGCGCTGTAATCTCATATTGCGGTCCATCGTACTATAACTTAAACCAAGAAGTAAAAATGGATCATTATCGAGGAAACAACGAGATACAAAAACAGATCGCGGACGCGAGCATGTAGTATTGTACATAGTAATTTATTAACAAAAAAAGGAAATTATATTTGGACATTTTAATATAGTTTTCATTgattgaatataaaataaacatcGTACAAAATCTCTTTAAagatttttttctcctttataTTGATCGATAAGACTCGATAATTGATCGATCTCGATTCTTATCTTTGCTAAATTCACTAATATAAGTACAACGAAATCATTTTCTGTACAGTCACCAAACAAAGAAAGATTGGTTGAAAGAAGCAAGCTGaaatt is a window of Bombus affinis isolate iyBomAffi1 chromosome 12, iyBomAffi1.2, whole genome shotgun sequence DNA encoding:
- the LOC126922477 gene encoding mitochondrial tRNA-specific 2-thiouridylase 1 isoform X1; the protein is MFKKVIVGISGGVDSAVSALLLKNKGFNVTGVFMKNWDIKDETGICQTEEDYKDAQWVCKKLDIPLVEVNFVKEYWNNIFSYLIEQYENGYTPNPDILCNKYIKFDHFFNFARNKLQADAIATGHYARTSFGSYLEHFKPDTNVSLFQARDPGKDQTFFLCQVPQQALRYSMFPLGEYLKKDVKQIALKAGLDKIFLKRESRGICFVGKRNFQNFISKYIFDKPGDFVDLDDGRVVGKHMGFHHWTIGQNIKISGSPAAYYVYKKDINTNNIIVVKGTHNSALYSELITTETPYWISSEPGFNSFSRLLNCDLRFQHRDPLVPCTVHKNLKNQLIIQLSQPLRALTEGQFITLYNGEECLGSAVISYCGPSYYNLNQEVKMDHYRGNNEIQKQIADASM
- the LOC126922477 gene encoding mitochondrial tRNA-specific 2-thiouridylase 1 isoform X2, producing MKNWDIKDETGICQTEEDYKDAQWVCKKLDIPLVEVNFVKEYWNNIFSYLIEQYENGYTPNPDILCNKYIKFDHFFNFARNKLQADAIATGHYARTSFGSYLEHFKPDTNVSLFQARDPGKDQTFFLCQVPQQALRYSMFPLGEYLKKDVKQIALKAGLDKIFLKRESRGICFVGKRNFQNFISKYIFDKPGDFVDLDDGRVVGKHMGFHHWTIGQNIKISGSPAAYYVYKKDINTNNIIVVKGTHNSALYSELITTETPYWISSEPGFNSFSRLLNCDLRFQHRDPLVPCTVHKNLKNQLIIQLSQPLRALTEGQFITLYNGEECLGSAVISYCGPSYYNLNQEVKMDHYRGNNEIQKQIADASM
- the LOC126922477 gene encoding mitochondrial tRNA-specific 2-thiouridylase 1 isoform X3, giving the protein MRLEFVRLRRIIKMHNGYLIEQYENGYTPNPDILCNKYIKFDHFFNFARNKLQADAIATGHYARTSFGSYLEHFKPDTNVSLFQARDPGKDQTFFLCQVPQQALRYSMFPLGEYLKKDVKQIALKAGLDKIFLKRESRGICFVGKRNFQNFISKYIFDKPGDFVDLDDGRVVGKHMGFHHWTIGQNIKISGSPAAYYVYKKDINTNNIIVVKGTHNSALYSELITTETPYWISSEPGFNSFSRLLNCDLRFQHRDPLVPCTVHKNLKNQLIIQLSQPLRALTEGQFITLYNGEECLGSAVISYCGPSYYNLNQEVKMDHYRGNNEIQKQIADASM